The following coding sequences are from one Triticum dicoccoides isolate Atlit2015 ecotype Zavitan chromosome 4A, WEW_v2.0, whole genome shotgun sequence window:
- the LOC119288465 gene encoding plastocyanin, chloroplastic, translated as MAALSSAAVSVPSFAATPMRSSRMVVRASLGKKAASAAVAVAASAMLLGGSAMAQDVLLGANGGVLVFEPNDFSVKAGETITFKNNAGYPHNVVFDEDAVPSGVDVSKISQEEYLNAPGETFSVTLTVPGTYGFYCEPHAGAGMVGKVTVN; from the coding sequence ATGGCCGCCCTCTCCTCGGCAGCGGTGTCCGTCCCTTCCTTCGCCGCCACCCCCATGCGCAGCAGCAGGATGGTGGTGCGCGCGTCCCTGGGCAAGAAGGCCGCGAGCGCGGCCGTGGCCGTGGCGGCCAGCGCGATGCTGCTGGGCGGGTCGGCGATGGCGCAGGACGTGCTCCTGGGCGCCAACGGCGGCGTGCTGGTGTTCGAGCCCAACGACTTCAGCGTCAAGGCCGGCGAGACCATCACCTTCAAGAACAACGCCGGGTACCCGCACAACGTGGTGTTCGACGAGGACGCCGTGCCCTCCGGCGTGGACGTCTCCAAGATCTCCCAGGAGGAGTACCTCAACGCCCCCGGCGAGACCTTCTCCGTCACCCTCACCGTGcccggcacctacggcttctactgcGAGCCCCACGCCGGGGCCGGCATGGTCGGAAAGGTCACCGTCAACTAA